The following are encoded together in the Ezakiella massiliensis genome:
- a CDS encoding HPr family phosphocarrier protein yields MIEREFKITDPIGIHARSAALLVNLVKELGVDVEIEKNGKTAKANSLIGLMGLAAKAGDTVKVKVQDGNEGALDKLMEFLEENL; encoded by the coding sequence ATGATTGAAAGAGAATTTAAAATCACAGATCCAATAGGTATCCACGCCAGATCGGCCGCACTTTTGGTAAATTTGGTCAAAGAATTGGGAGTGGATGTAGAAATTGAAAAAAATGGCAAAACAGCCAAGGCCAACAGCCTAATCGGCCTTATGGGTTTGGCAGCCAAGGCAGGAGACACCGTCAAAGTCAAAGTTCAAGATGGCAACGAAGGAGCCCTGGACAAATTAATGGAGTTTTTAGAAGAGAATTTATAA
- a CDS encoding phosphodiester glycosidase family protein, which yields MKNKKRFVALCLSMLMSTSFAFAKPQYNYIEKKETKTIAQGVNYEEILQFTSDGVRGINLIKFNLNDSTVSLVPIYNYDTTSRCMAVSKMVDGHGVTAGINGDFFNYNPAFPLGPAIKNGQVIYSNGDGPSLTIDNNNQASIQKLNIAMSVSVGGKTIPVGIVNKPNNYGSTGMYTRAWGKKSRGGKVNSQTEIAVVNGKVIARADQGAPLEIPDNGYVLNIKDGLYLPNVGEDIAFNITGVDINNIKFGIGAGAVILRDGAIVNEGIDAPGRHPRTAIGFNKQTGDIFLVTVDGRSQYHGMEMSELAELLISFGATDAVNLDGGGSTTMAIKDVNSGKAKVVNHISSERSVLNGVGVKSTSTVGQPVKIKVITEGKKLFKNTTKWINIEAYDINGNPVKADLSQVKLSANLPIKVNKHSFMPTESGMMDLTVTYGNLSETVSMEVLDSPSVLLLDTDTLGLAAGGSYRIPNVYGIDAVGNRALIRAHELKTSVVGGVGTINNNVFKRNNAKTNGAIVLAFGNAKNRIVVTSSARKESVNPLGSADGLTSFASPNGSTSTIKVVEDKRKVVRLDYNFAKVKGTKVATLAFANSPTMPKDTTELSIFTKNHGEDAILSTKVVVDGVESEQVFEENLKLGGYTEWRAKLPGGTNIKLKSISISNPGDINSAKGNFFIKDIAAVINPDTSAMFTDQRTLFNDHLRSADLASTDLAVVVAGKGASAEAIKNATANHKKVALINANLKSDNIAKDMIVADGNTLFVNFKNTKGGLRASDINQWNQLLTRVKNGTESNILISIAGGSKDELGIINPIERQLLKETFESLVDAGKRVFVITNLKEPTSTRFDEGVRYINLNPGDKEALYLNINRIGDNVIYAVKKV from the coding sequence TTGAAAAACAAAAAAAGATTTGTGGCCTTGTGCCTATCGATGCTCATGTCGACATCATTTGCTTTCGCCAAGCCACAATACAATTATATAGAAAAGAAAGAGACCAAGACCATAGCCCAGGGGGTAAATTACGAAGAAATTTTGCAATTTACATCCGATGGGGTTAGGGGTATTAATCTTATTAAATTTAACTTAAATGATTCTACTGTTAGCCTGGTGCCGATTTACAATTACGATACCACGTCAAGATGCATGGCGGTTTCAAAGATGGTTGATGGCCACGGCGTGACTGCTGGCATCAATGGAGACTTCTTTAACTACAATCCAGCTTTCCCACTTGGGCCAGCTATTAAAAACGGCCAAGTCATTTATTCAAATGGGGACGGACCAAGTTTAACCATTGATAACAATAACCAAGCCAGCATTCAAAAGTTAAATATCGCTATGAGCGTTAGCGTTGGCGGTAAGACTATTCCTGTTGGTATTGTTAACAAGCCCAATAATTACGGATCAACTGGCATGTACACCCGCGCTTGGGGAAAGAAATCCCGGGGCGGCAAAGTCAATTCACAAACTGAGATTGCAGTTGTAAACGGCAAGGTAATCGCTAGGGCTGACCAAGGTGCTCCCTTGGAAATTCCTGACAACGGTTATGTTTTAAATATCAAAGATGGCCTCTATCTGCCAAATGTTGGCGAGGACATTGCCTTTAATATCACTGGAGTCGATATTAATAATATTAAGTTCGGCATTGGTGCTGGTGCTGTAATTTTAAGGGACGGGGCCATTGTAAATGAAGGCATAGATGCTCCGGGCAGGCATCCGCGTACGGCTATTGGTTTTAACAAGCAGACTGGAGATATCTTCCTGGTAACTGTGGATGGCAGGAGCCAGTACCACGGCATGGAAATGTCCGAGCTTGCGGAACTTTTGATATCATTTGGGGCGACTGACGCCGTCAACCTAGACGGTGGCGGTTCAACAACTATGGCTATCAAGGATGTAAACTCTGGCAAGGCCAAGGTTGTAAACCACATTTCATCTGAACGCTCAGTTTTAAATGGGGTTGGGGTTAAATCCACTTCAACTGTGGGTCAGCCAGTGAAGATTAAAGTTATAACTGAAGGCAAAAAGCTATTTAAAAACACCACCAAGTGGATAAATATAGAAGCCTATGATATAAATGGTAATCCTGTAAAGGCTGATCTATCACAGGTTAAGCTAAGTGCAAACCTGCCTATCAAGGTCAACAAACACAGCTTTATGCCAACTGAATCCGGCATGATGGACCTAACTGTAACCTATGGAAATTTGAGCGAAACAGTTTCCATGGAAGTTTTGGATAGTCCAAGCGTTTTACTTTTAGACACAGATACCTTGGGCTTAGCGGCTGGCGGATCTTATAGGATTCCAAATGTCTATGGGATTGATGCTGTAGGTAACCGCGCTCTTATCCGTGCTCACGAGCTAAAGACTTCTGTAGTTGGCGGCGTTGGTACTATTAACAACAATGTCTTTAAGAGAAATAATGCCAAAACAAATGGGGCCATAGTTTTAGCCTTTGGCAATGCGAAAAATAGAATTGTCGTGACCTCATCAGCCCGCAAGGAAAGCGTAAATCCTCTGGGATCTGCAGATGGGCTCACAAGTTTTGCCAGCCCAAATGGATCCACATCTACTATTAAAGTTGTGGAAGACAAGAGAAAGGTCGTAAGGCTTGATTATAATTTTGCCAAGGTTAAGGGCACAAAGGTTGCCACTCTAGCTTTTGCTAATTCGCCAACAATGCCAAAGGACACCACAGAGCTTTCGATTTTCACCAAAAACCATGGTGAGGACGCAATCCTCTCAACCAAGGTTGTGGTGGATGGAGTTGAATCTGAACAAGTCTTTGAAGAAAATTTAAAACTTGGCGGCTACACCGAATGGAGGGCCAAACTTCCAGGAGGAACAAATATAAAGTTAAAATCAATCAGCATTTCAAATCCTGGAGATATCAACTCTGCTAAGGGAAATTTCTTCATCAAGGACATAGCTGCGGTTATAAATCCAGATACGTCTGCCATGTTTACCGATCAAAGGACTCTCTTTAACGACCACTTGAGATCAGCGGACTTGGCTTCGACTGATTTAGCAGTTGTGGTTGCTGGCAAGGGTGCCAGTGCAGAGGCAATAAAAAATGCAACTGCAAATCACAAAAAAGTTGCTCTGATTAATGCAAATCTAAAGTCAGACAACATTGCCAAAGACATGATTGTGGCAGACGGCAACACTTTGTTTGTAAACTTTAAGAATACCAAGGGAGGACTCAGGGCCAGCGATATAAATCAGTGGAACCAGCTCCTCACCAGGGTTAAAAACGGGACCGAATCCAATATTTTAATTTCCATTGCAGGTGGGTCCAAGGATGAGCTGGGAATTATAAATCCGATTGAAAGACAGCTCCTCAAGGAAACTTTTGAAAGCCTAGTGGACGCCGGCAAGAGGGTATTTGTAATAACTAATCTCAAGGAGCCAACCTCAACCAGGTTTGACGAAGGCGTCAGATATATTAACTTAAATCCTGGGGACAAGGAAGCCTTGTACCTCAATATAAACAGGATTGGCGATAACGTAATTTATGCAGTTAAGAAGGTGTAA
- the pcp gene encoding pyroglutamyl-peptidase I yields MKILVTGFDPFGGESINPAIESVKKLPDEIKGAEIIKLEIPTVIGKSVDKIRQKIEEVKPDVVLSIGQAGGRPDITVERVGINCDDCRIKDNEGNQPIDEKVAEDGPAAYFSTLPIKAMVEHIKEGKIPASISNTAGTFICNHVLYGVAHIAATENPKMRTGFIHIPFLPEQVTDKKNMPSMALDTIVKALELAIEAIIENDADIKVTGGKTH; encoded by the coding sequence ATGAAAATTTTAGTAACAGGATTTGACCCATTTGGAGGCGAATCCATTAACCCTGCTATTGAATCTGTAAAAAAATTACCAGATGAAATCAAGGGCGCAGAAATTATTAAGCTAGAAATTCCAACAGTAATTGGAAAATCTGTTGATAAGATCAGACAAAAGATTGAAGAAGTAAAACCAGACGTAGTTTTATCAATCGGCCAAGCTGGTGGCAGACCAGACATTACAGTTGAAAGAGTTGGCATTAACTGCGATGACTGCAGGATTAAAGACAACGAAGGCAACCAACCAATCGATGAAAAAGTTGCCGAAGATGGCCCAGCCGCTTATTTTTCAACTCTGCCAATCAAGGCTATGGTTGAACACATCAAGGAAGGCAAAATTCCTGCAAGCATTTCAAATACAGCAGGTACCTTTATCTGCAACCACGTTTTATATGGAGTTGCCCACATAGCTGCGACTGAAAATCCAAAGATGAGAACTGGTTTTATCCACATTCCATTTTTGCCTGAACAAGTTACAGACAAAAAGAATATGCCATCCATGGCTTTAGACACAATTGTAAAAGCTCTTGAGCTAGCAATTGAAGCCATTATTGAAAACGATGCAGACATCAAAGTTACAGGTGGCAAAACCCACTAG
- a CDS encoding DUF979 domain-containing protein, whose amino-acid sequence MFKFISENSVIIDEIIYVLCGLVCIMTGIRGLKNKKAPTGTFLFWTLLGLLFCTGKLLINNLEHGGAIVGGLLLVLGALTLTKQVQVGEFEDQSEEQKVNYGKRVGNKIFIPALSIGIIAMIMAQFKSFKVPVGETEAGLVFFGFSSAQTLGFSSIIAIIIAIIITKAKFKETKEDTAKMLMTIGSSSLLPQLLGALGTVFAAAGVGEVIGSGVAAIVPPEAKVLGVIAYCLGMVIFTMIMGNAFAAFTVITLGVGIPFVIANGADPAVIGALGMTCGYCGTLMTPMAANFNIVPAAILETKSEYAIMKAQAPVALSLILVHIILMLVFGF is encoded by the coding sequence ATGTTTAAATTTATATCTGAAAATTCTGTTATTATCGATGAAATCATCTACGTATTATGTGGATTGGTTTGTATTATGACCGGTATTAGAGGTCTCAAGAACAAAAAGGCTCCTACTGGAACTTTTCTTTTCTGGACTCTACTTGGTCTTTTGTTCTGCACAGGCAAGCTTTTAATTAACAATCTTGAACACGGCGGAGCAATTGTTGGCGGACTTTTACTAGTCCTTGGTGCTTTAACTTTGACCAAGCAAGTTCAAGTTGGCGAATTTGAAGACCAAAGCGAAGAACAAAAAGTAAATTACGGCAAAAGAGTAGGAAACAAGATTTTTATTCCTGCACTTTCTATTGGTATTATTGCCATGATTATGGCTCAATTCAAGAGCTTTAAGGTTCCTGTAGGTGAAACTGAAGCTGGTCTAGTTTTCTTTGGATTCTCATCTGCTCAAACACTTGGCTTCTCATCAATAATTGCAATTATTATTGCTATAATTATTACAAAGGCTAAGTTCAAGGAAACCAAGGAAGACACTGCAAAGATGCTTATGACAATTGGTTCTTCATCACTTTTACCACAACTTCTAGGTGCTTTGGGTACAGTTTTTGCTGCTGCCGGAGTTGGAGAAGTTATCGGGTCTGGTGTTGCTGCAATTGTGCCTCCTGAAGCAAAAGTTCTTGGCGTAATCGCCTACTGCTTGGGTATGGTCATCTTTACAATGATTATGGGTAATGCCTTTGCGGCTTTTACCGTTATTACACTTGGCGTTGGTATTCCATTTGTAATTGCAAACGGCGCCGACCCAGCTGTTATTGGTGCCTTAGGCATGACTTGCGGTTACTGCGGTACCCTTATGACACCTATGGCTGCAAACTTTAATATTGTTCCTGCAGCTATTCTCGAAACAAAGAGTGAATATGCAATTATGAAGGCTCAAGCTCCAGTTGCCTTGTCCCTCATTCTTGTTCATATTATATTGATGTTAGTATTTGGTTTTTAG
- a CDS encoding DUF969 domain-containing protein, with amino-acid sequence MNYWVLIGVLLIVLGFVLKLDVVAVVLISGLVTGLIAGIPFLEVLDIIGKGFVNNRYMSLFFLSLPLIAIMERYGLKDRAAEAIQKMKSASAGGVVGLYILIRWAAAALSLRLGGHVQFVRPLILPMAEGAATKKVDLSEKRLDELKGLAGAAENYGNFFGQNIFPVASGVLLIQGTLNQAGYDVTNGDIAKSSILAGLAMLILALLQCYLYERKLRKDMMRNV; translated from the coding sequence ATGAACTATTGGGTATTAATTGGCGTACTGCTCATAGTTTTAGGCTTTGTACTTAAACTTGACGTTGTAGCAGTGGTTCTTATATCCGGTTTGGTTACTGGTTTAATCGCTGGTATTCCATTTTTAGAAGTGCTGGATATAATTGGAAAGGGCTTTGTAAACAACAGATACATGTCACTTTTCTTCTTATCTTTACCTTTGATCGCTATTATGGAAAGGTATGGACTAAAGGATAGGGCGGCAGAAGCTATTCAAAAGATGAAATCAGCAAGTGCTGGTGGCGTGGTTGGCCTTTATATTTTAATTAGATGGGCTGCAGCTGCTTTGTCACTCAGACTTGGTGGTCACGTTCAATTTGTTAGACCACTTATCCTACCTATGGCTGAAGGCGCTGCCACAAAGAAGGTTGATCTTTCAGAAAAGAGGTTAGATGAACTTAAAGGTCTAGCTGGTGCTGCAGAAAACTACGGAAACTTTTTTGGACAAAATATTTTCCCTGTAGCTTCTGGTGTACTTTTAATTCAAGGTACTCTTAACCAAGCTGGTTACGATGTTACAAATGGCGACATCGCAAAGTCTTCAATTTTAGCTGGTCTTGCTATGCTAATTTTAGCTCTATTGCAATGCTATCTATATGAAAGAAAATTAAGAAAGGACATGATGCGTAATGTTTAA
- the tuf gene encoding elongation factor Tu, producing the protein MAKEKFERTKPHVNIGTIGHVDHGKTTTTAAITLVLNKRFGSGEFIDYAHIDKAPEERERGITISTSHVEYETPNRHYAHVDCPGHADYVKNMITGAAQMDGAILIVSAADGPMPQTREHILLARQVGVPKMVVFLNKEDQVDDPELIELVEMEVREMLSEYDFDGDNTPIVVGSALKALEDPDGEWGDKIVKLMEAVDEWIPTPERATDQPFLMPVEDVFTITGRGTVATGRVERGTVKVGDTVELVGLTDQPRDVVVTGVEMFRKLLDQAEAGDNIGVLLRGVQRDEIERGQVLAAPKTIKAHTKFKAEVYVLTKEEGGRHTPFFNGYRPQFYFRTTDVTGNIELEEGVEMVMPGDNARFTIELITPIAIEKGLKFAIREGGRTVGAGVVTEIVE; encoded by the coding sequence ATGGCAAAAGAAAAATTTGAAAGAACCAAACCGCATGTCAACATCGGTACAATCGGACACGTTGACCACGGTAAAACAACAACAACAGCAGCAATCACACTTGTATTAAACAAGAGATTTGGCTCGGGTGAATTCATCGACTATGCACACATCGACAAAGCACCAGAAGAAAGAGAAAGAGGAATCACAATCTCAACCTCACACGTAGAATACGAAACACCAAACAGACACTACGCACACGTAGACTGTCCAGGCCACGCTGACTACGTAAAGAACATGATCACAGGTGCAGCCCAAATGGACGGCGCAATCCTAATCGTAAGTGCAGCAGACGGACCAATGCCACAAACAAGAGAACACATCCTACTAGCCAGACAAGTAGGCGTACCAAAAATGGTAGTATTCTTAAATAAAGAAGACCAAGTAGACGACCCAGAACTAATCGAACTAGTAGAAATGGAAGTAAGAGAAATGCTCTCAGAATACGACTTCGATGGGGACAACACACCAATCGTAGTAGGATCAGCCCTAAAAGCACTAGAAGATCCAGACGGAGAATGGGGAGATAAAATCGTAAAACTCATGGAAGCAGTAGACGAATGGATCCCAACACCAGAAAGAGCAACAGACCAACCATTCCTAATGCCAGTAGAAGACGTCTTCACAATCACCGGCCGTGGAACAGTAGCCACAGGAAGAGTAGAAAGAGGAACAGTCAAAGTAGGCGACACAGTAGAACTAGTAGGCCTAACAGACCAACCAAGAGACGTAGTAGTAACAGGCGTAGAAATGTTTAGAAAACTCCTCGACCAAGCAGAAGCAGGAGACAACATCGGTGTACTACTAAGAGGTGTACAAAGAGACGAAATCGAAAGAGGACAAGTCTTAGCAGCACCAAAAACAATCAAAGCACACACCAAATTCAAAGCAGAAGTATACGTCCTAACCAAAGAAGAAGGCGGAAGACACACACCATTCTTCAACGGCTACAGACCACAATTCTACTTCAGAACAACAGACGTAACAGGAAACATCGAACTAGAAGAAGGCGTAGAAATGGTAATGCCAGGAGACAACGCAAGATTCACAATCGAACTCATCACACCAATCGCTATAGAAAAGGGATTAAAGTTCGCTATTCGTGAGGGAGGCCGTACAGTAGGCGCAGGTGTTGTTACAGAAATCGTAGAATAA
- the fusA gene encoding elongation factor G, which produces MAVTPLEKLRNIGIMAHIDAGKTTTTERILFYTGKIHKIGETHEGAAQMDWMAQEQERGITITSAATTAFWHDYQLNIIDTPGHVDFTVEVERSLRILDGAVALFCAKGGVEPQSETVWRQADKYKVPRIAFVNKMDRTGADFFRAIRMMKERLGANPVPIQLPIGKEDYFKGIVDLVKMKAEVYYDDLGNDIREEEIPEDLRDLADEYREKLIESISDYDDEIMMMFLEGEEVPEEKIVAALRKATVANSITPVLCGSAYKNKGVQPLLDAIVAYMPSPLDVPAIEGVDAEGNEITRHAGDDDPLSALAFKIVTDPFVGKLAYFRIYSGSIKSGSYVYNSTKGKRERIGRILLMHANKREEVEELHAGAIGAAVGLKFTTTGDTLCAEEAPVILENMEFPEPVISVAIEPKTKASQEKMSIALVKLAEEDPTFKTYTDHETGQTIIAGMGELHLDIIVDRLLREFKVEANVGNPQVAYKESITSSAEAEAKYVRQTGGHGQYGHCKLRVEPQEPGKGYEFVNAIVGGVIPKEFIGSVDAGVQEALESGIIAGYPVLDVKVTLFDGSYHDVDSSEMAFKIAGSMAVKDALQKASPTLLEPMMKVEITTPEEYLGDVMGDVNGRRGRIDGMELENGLQTIHGFVPLSEMFGYATSLRSNTQGRANYSMEFDHYEPVPKSIADELSKKQD; this is translated from the coding sequence ATGGCGGTTACACCATTAGAAAAGCTAAGAAATATCGGAATTATGGCCCACATCGACGCAGGTAAAACAACCACTACGGAAAGAATTTTGTTCTACACAGGTAAGATTCACAAGATTGGTGAAACTCACGAAGGTGCAGCTCAAATGGACTGGATGGCTCAAGAGCAAGAAAGAGGTATCACAATTACCTCAGCTGCTACAACAGCTTTCTGGCACGATTATCAATTAAACATAATCGATACCCCAGGCCACGTTGACTTCACAGTTGAAGTAGAACGTTCACTTCGTATCCTAGACGGTGCCGTTGCACTATTCTGTGCAAAGGGTGGTGTTGAACCTCAAAGTGAAACTGTATGGCGCCAAGCTGATAAATATAAAGTTCCAAGAATTGCATTCGTAAACAAAATGGATAGAACGGGTGCAGACTTCTTCCGTGCAATCAGAATGATGAAGGAAAGACTTGGAGCAAATCCAGTTCCGATTCAATTACCAATCGGTAAAGAAGATTATTTCAAGGGCATTGTAGACTTAGTTAAAATGAAAGCTGAAGTTTACTACGATGACCTTGGTAACGATATAAGAGAAGAAGAAATTCCAGAAGATTTAAGAGATCTAGCTGATGAATACAGAGAAAAATTAATAGAATCAATTTCAGACTACGATGATGAAATCATGATGATGTTCCTAGAAGGAGAAGAAGTTCCTGAAGAAAAAATCGTAGCAGCCCTCAGAAAGGCAACAGTTGCTAACTCAATCACACCAGTACTTTGCGGATCAGCATATAAGAACAAGGGGGTTCAACCTCTACTTGACGCAATCGTTGCATATATGCCAAGTCCACTAGACGTACCAGCTATTGAAGGTGTTGATGCTGAAGGAAACGAAATTACCAGACACGCAGGCGATGACGATCCACTAAGTGCTCTAGCATTTAAGATTGTTACAGACCCATTCGTAGGTAAGCTCGCTTACTTCAGAATATATTCAGGATCAATAAAATCAGGATCATATGTCTACAACTCAACCAAGGGCAAGAGAGAAAGAATCGGTAGAATTCTACTCATGCACGCAAATAAACGTGAAGAAGTTGAAGAACTACACGCAGGTGCAATCGGTGCAGCTGTAGGTCTAAAATTCACAACAACAGGGGATACACTCTGTGCTGAAGAAGCACCAGTAATTCTAGAAAACATGGAATTCCCAGAACCAGTTATCTCAGTTGCTATCGAACCAAAGACCAAGGCTTCACAAGAAAAGATGAGTATCGCACTTGTTAAACTTGCAGAAGAAGACCCAACATTTAAGACCTACACAGACCATGAAACAGGTCAAACAATTATCGCAGGTATGGGTGAACTTCACCTTGACATCATCGTTGACAGACTATTAAGAGAATTTAAGGTTGAAGCTAATGTTGGTAACCCACAAGTTGCTTACAAAGAATCAATCACATCCTCAGCAGAAGCTGAAGCAAAATACGTTCGTCAAACAGGTGGTCACGGACAATACGGACACTGTAAACTCAGAGTTGAACCACAAGAACCAGGCAAGGGCTACGAATTTGTTAACGCAATCGTCGGTGGTGTTATTCCTAAGGAATTCATCGGCAGCGTAGACGCCGGTGTTCAAGAAGCTTTAGAAAGCGGTATTATCGCAGGATACCCAGTACTAGACGTAAAGGTAACACTCTTTGACGGATCCTACCACGATGTTGACTCCTCAGAAATGGCCTTTAAGATCGCCGGTTCAATGGCAGTAAAAGATGCTTTACAAAAAGCCAGCCCAACCCTACTTGAACCAATGATGAAGGTTGAAATCACAACTCCAGAAGAATATCTAGGAGACGTAATGGGAGACGTAAACGGTAGACGTGGCAGAATCGACGGCATGGAACTAGAAAATGGATTACAAACAATTCACGGATTCGTTCCACTAAGCGAAATGTTCGGATATGCAACAAGCTTGCGTTCAAACACACAAGGTCGTGCAAACTACTCAATGGAATTTGACCACTATGAACCAGTTCCAAAGAGCATTGCAGACGAATTAAGTAAAAAACAAGATTAA
- the rpsG gene encoding 30S ribosomal protein S7, whose amino-acid sequence MSRKGHIPKREVLPDPIYDDVVVTKLINNIMLDGKKGIAQEIVYGAFEYVGEKTGEDPLEVFHKALNNIMPVLEVKARRIGGANYLVPMEVRPERRQTLGLRWLTVFSRKRSERTMVERLAKEILDATNNQGGAVKKRDEMHKMAEANKAFASYRY is encoded by the coding sequence ATGTCAAGAAAAGGTCACATTCCTAAAAGAGAAGTACTACCAGATCCAATTTATGATGATGTGGTGGTAACAAAATTAATTAACAACATCATGCTTGACGGTAAAAAGGGTATTGCCCAAGAAATCGTCTATGGAGCATTTGAATATGTTGGAGAAAAAACAGGTGAAGATCCTCTAGAAGTATTTCACAAGGCATTAAACAACATTATGCCAGTACTAGAGGTTAAGGCAAGAAGAATCGGTGGGGCAAACTACCTTGTACCGATGGAAGTTAGACCTGAAAGAAGACAAACACTAGGATTAAGATGGTTAACAGTTTTCTCAAGAAAGAGAAGCGAAAGAACCATGGTTGAAAGACTAGCAAAAGAAATCCTAGATGCTACAAATAACCAAGGTGGCGCTGTCAAAAAACGTGACGAAATGCACAAGATGGCAGAAGCTAACAAGGCATTTGCAAGCTATAGATACTAA
- the rpsL gene encoding 30S ribosomal protein S12, which translates to MPTINQLIKQGRKKVVKKSKTPALGYNFNTLQKRNTPVNSPQKRGVCVAVRTVTPKKPNSALRKVARVRLTNGAEVLAYIPGIGHNLQEHSVVLLRGGRVKDLPGVRYHVVRGSLDASGVDKRKQGRSKYGAKRAK; encoded by the coding sequence ATGCCAACAATTAATCAATTAATTAAACAAGGCAGAAAGAAAGTTGTTAAGAAATCTAAGACACCAGCTCTTGGATATAACTTCAACACTCTTCAAAAGAGAAACACACCAGTAAACTCACCACAAAAACGTGGAGTTTGTGTTGCTGTAAGAACTGTTACACCTAAAAAACCTAACTCAGCTTTGAGAAAAGTTGCTCGTGTACGTTTGACAAACGGTGCAGAAGTTCTAGCATACATTCCTGGTATCGGACACAACCTTCAAGAACACTCTGTTGTTCTATTAAGAGGAGGCCGTGTTAAGGACTTACCTGGTGTACGTTATCACGTTGTACGTGGTTCTCTAGACGCATCTGGCGTTGACAAGAGAAAACAAGGCCGTTCAAAATACGGCGCTAAAAGAGCGAAATAA
- a CDS encoding heavy metal-associated domain-containing protein: MERINIKGMTCENCVKSVKEAMEKIPGIKNVIVNLEEGFAEYEGLIPKNLVEKAIEAIGFDVK; the protein is encoded by the coding sequence ATGGAAAGAATTAATATCAAGGGAATGACATGTGAAAATTGTGTAAAGTCAGTTAAGGAAGCTATGGAAAAAATTCCAGGTATCAAAAACGTAATTGTAAACCTAGAAGAAGGTTTTGCAGAATATGAAGGACTCATCCCAAAGAACTTGGTAGAAAAAGCAATCGAAGCTATCGGCTTTGACGTAAAATAA